The following proteins are encoded in a genomic region of Pyrus communis chromosome 11, drPyrComm1.1, whole genome shotgun sequence:
- the LOC137708512 gene encoding alpha/beta hydrolase domain-containing protein VTE7-like, which produces MMPLTWCSAPPSEAVVGTLMAKKDGSFRSVVINVRGAGTKNGFPSFLPKEVEKIKDPYARKLAQRMERLPVSIGLSESYIMSSCVRPPKQSEINPVVLLHCFDSSCLEWRCAYPLLEEAGLEAWAVDVLGWGFSDLERCPPCSAASKRHHLYQFWKSYIRRPMVLVGPSLGGSVAIDFAYHYPVAVEKLVLINASVYAEGTGDMAKLPKAVAYAGVSLLKSTPLRFYANMLAFNDISLATTFDWTNVGRLHCLMPWWKDATVSFMTSGGYNVVSQIKQVKQKVLVICSEQDNIISYKQILRLRCELPSAIMRLIPDSGHLPHVDNPASVAKLIAGFARNGRC; this is translated from the exons ATGATGCCGCTAACGTGGTGTTCTGCGCCACCGTCGGAAGCGGTGGTGGGTACGTTAATGGCAAAGAAAGATGGAAGCTTTAGGAGTGTGGTGATCAATGTGAGGGGTGCAGGCACAAAGAATGGGTTCCCATCGTTTCTTCCAAAGGAGGTTGAGAAAATTAAGGACCCATATGCCAGAAAGTTGGCTCAGAGGATGGAGAGGCTCCCTGTGTCG ATTGGGTTGTCGGAAAGTTATATCATGAGTAGTTGTGTAAGGCCTCCAAAACAAAGTGAGATCAATCCGGTGGTTCTCCTCCATTGCTTTGACAG TTCTTGTTTAGAATGGAGGTGCGCGTACCCCCTGCTTGAAGAGGCCGGGTTGGAGGCTTGGGCTGTTGATGTTCTTGGGTGGGGCTTCTCTGATTTAG AAAGGTGTCCACCATGCAGCGCGGCATCCAAGCGGCATCACCTCTATCAG TTTTGGAAGTCCTACATCAGAAGACCGATGGTATTAGTTGGACCAAGCCTCGGTGGTTCTGTTGCAATTGACTTTGCATACCACTATCCAGTAGCT GTTGAAAAGCTGGTTTTAATCAATGCAAGCGTCTACGCAGAAGGCACCGGAGACATGGCAAAGTTACCTAAAGCTGTGGCCTACGCTGGG GTTTCTTTATTGAAGAGCACCCCTCTACGCTTCTACGCAAATATGCTGGCCTTCAACGACATTTCATTAGCTACAACCTTTGATTGGACTAAT GTCGGACGCTTACACTGTTTGATGCCTTGGTGGAAAGATGCAACGGTTAGTTTTATGACTAGCGGGGGCTATAATGTCGTTTCCCAAATAAAACAG GTGAAGCAGAAAGTACTAGTGATTTGCAGCGAGCAAGACAATATTATCAGCTACAAACAAATATTG AGGCTGCGTTGTGAGCTTCCGTCTGCAATCATGCGGCTAATACCAGATAGCGGTCATCTCCCTCACGTTGATAATCCCGCCTCCGTTGCAAAACTAATCGCAGGGTTTGCTCGGAACGGTCGTTGCTGA
- the LOC137707717 gene encoding exocyst complex component EXO70E2-like has translation MLRGDCKSMDPEMDGECDLIAAAKNIVRALGSKKNLTDGEREILANLGTQLSSMMGLSERNDENEDEKISEVEDRLNSIQERIMSWEADQSMIWDSSPNESLEYMKAVEEARRLIERLERSCLDKHDEECEVLHRAHDVLQTAMARLEEEFKYMLVQNRQPFEPEHMSFRSSEDDIADGSSIISFGDDSIEDSLQRDSVSRASEEVIIDLVHPDIVPELRGIANLMFNCNYDQECTQAYTIIRKEALDECLSILEIQKLSIEDVLKMEWGSLNSKIRRWVWGMKIFVRVYLASERSLSDQIFGELGAIYLDCFVEASKTSMLQLLNFGEAMSIGPHQPEKLFRILDMYEVLADVLPDIDALYADEAGSSVRIECHEVLMKLGESVKATFSKFESAIASNPSTNPVAGGGIHPLTKYVMNYLRILTDYGETLNYLFEDSADADSISLSPDTSPTSDEENKPTDSPGRIFPMVRYFRSLTSTLEGNLDEKSRLYKDPSLQHIFLMNNLRYMAQKVKGDELRPIFGDGWLRKCNGKVQQQALNYQRSSWSSILNLLKEEGIQSPGSNSISKTLKERLRSFYLAFEEIYKSQTTWFIPDPQLREDVQISASLNVIQAYRTFVGRHSNDISDKLIKYSADDMQNYLLDLFEGSPKSLQNSSRR, from the coding sequence ATGTTGAGGGGGGATTGTAAATCTATGGACCCGGAAATGGACGGAGAATGCGATTTGATTGCTGCGGCGAAGAACATAGTGAGGGCATTGGGGTCGAAGAAGAACCTTACAGATGGTGAGAGGGAGATTTTGGCTAATCTTGGCACCCAATTGTCCAGCATGATGGGACTCAGTGAGAGAAATGATGAGAATGAGGATGAGAAGATCAGTGAGGTCGAAGATCGCCTTAATTCGATTCAGGAGAGGATCATGAGTTGGGAGGCTGATCAGTCTATGATATGGGATTCGAGCCCGAATGAGTCTCTGGAGTATATGAAGGCTGTGGAGGAGGCTCGGAGATTGATCGAAAGATTGGAAAGATCGTGTTTGGATAAACATGATGAAGAATGTGAGGTGTTACATAGAGCTCACGATGTTCTTCAAACGGCAATGGCTAGGCTGGAGGAAGAGTTCAAGTACATGCTTGTTCAGAACAGGCAACCCTTTGAACCTGAGCACATGTCTTTTCGTTCGAGTGAGGATGATATTGCGGATGGAAGCTCGATAATCTCTTTTGGGGATGATTCGATTGAGGACTCACTTCAAAGGGATAGTGTCAGCAGAGCGTCGGAGGAAGTCATCATTGATTTGGTTCATCCGGATATAGTTCCTGAGCTCAGAGGCATTGCAAATTTGATGTTCAATTGCAATTATGATCAGGAGTGCACGCAAGCTTATACCATCATCCGAAAGGAGGCATTGGATGAGTGCCTCTCCATTCTCGAAATCCAGAAGCTGAGCATTGAGGATGTGCTGAAGATGGAGTGGGGCTCCCTGAATTCCAAAATCAGAAGATGGGTCTGGGGTATGAAGATCTTCGTGCGAGTTTATCTAGCCAGCGAGAGATCGCTCAGCGATCAGATTTTTGGGGAGCTTGGAGCGATTTATTTGGATTGTTTTGTTGAGGCATCAAAGACTTCAATGCTGCAGCTTCTGAATTTTGGTGAAGCCATGTCTATTGGCCCCCACCAACCGGAAAAGTTGTTCCGCATTCTTGACATGTATGAGGTGCTTGCAGATGTTCTTCCCGACATAGATGCTTTATACGCAGACGAGGCTGGTTCTTCTGTAAGAATTGAGTGTCATGAGGTTCTGATGAAATTGGGTGAGTCTGTGAAGGCAACATTTAGTAAATTCGAGAGCGCCATTGCATCAAACCCCTCGACTAACCCTGTTGCTGGAGGAGGAATACATCCTCTCACCAAATATGTGATGAATTACTTGAGGATTCTCACAGACTATGGAGAGACCCTTAATTATCTCTTCGAGGACAGTGCTGATGCTGATTCCATTTCGCTGTCGCCTGACACTAGTCCTACCTCAGACGAGGAGAACAAACCCACTGATTCTCCAGGCAGAATTTTCCCAATGGTTCGCTACTTCCGATCACTTACTTCAACTCTGGAAGGCAACCTTGACGAAAAGTCCAGGTTATATAAGGATCCTTCCTTGCAACACATATTTTTGATGAACAATCTACGGTACATGGCTCAGAAGGTTAAGGGGGATGAACTGAGGCCCATATTCGGAGACGGCTGGCTTAGGAAGTGCAACGGGAAAGTTCAACAGCAAGCATTGAACTACCAGAGATCTAGTTGGAGTTCCATCCTTAATTTGCTCAAAGAGGAGGGCATTCAGAGTCCCGGTTCAAATTCTATCTCAAAAACCCTCAAGGAAAGGCTCCGCAGCTTTTATCTTGCGTTCGAAGAGATCTACAAGAGCCAAACAACATGGTTCATTCCGGATCCTCAGCTTCGAGAAGATGTGCAAATTTCAGCATCCCTGAATGTAATCCAAGCTTATAGGACATTCGTGGGAAGACATTCGAACGACATAAGTGACAAGCTCATCAAGTACAGTGCGGATGATATGCAGAATTACCTCTTGGATCTCTTCGAGGGATCCCCGAAATCATTACAAAATTCCAGCAGGAGGTGA